Proteins encoded within one genomic window of Hevea brasiliensis isolate MT/VB/25A 57/8 unplaced genomic scaffold, ASM3005281v1 Scaf314, whole genome shotgun sequence:
- the LOC131168790 gene encoding transcription factor bHLH140-like isoform X3: MDMDCDDTSKPEEKSGEEERKPIVVILVGAPGSGKSTFCEHVMCSSSRPWVRICQDTINNGKAGTKPQCLKAAASALKEGKSVFIDRCNLDREQRVEFVKLGGSQIDVHAVVLDLPAQLCISRSVKRTGHEGNLQGGKAAAVVNRMLQKKELPKLSEGLSRIMFCQSESDVQAAINSYCALGPLDTLPNGSFGQKNPDAKVQLGIMKFLKKVDVPSNAGSSSGSVQDSAFPQVSKERNNSFKGPDNLSSLSATPCKDVKESEDLPKHSIGCDVTPGSIPTLAFPSISTADFQFNSEKASDIMVEKVEEFVKKLGNARLVLVDLSHGSKILSLVRVKAAQRNIDSKKFFTFVGDITQLYSQGGLRCNVIANAANWRLKPGGGGVNAAIFSAAGPALEVATKERAASLLPGHAVVVPLPSNSPLYIRERVSHIIHVLGPNMNPQRPNCLKDDYIKGCKILRDAYTSLFDGFLSVLRNQAKLTSKSLVSEKSLKDTSCGDLRNYLANGDQKTKRDGNSVSERSKKCKGSHYEIGTDGTGSGSTQGKISNDNSKIDGSTSKSWASWAQALCHIAMRPEKHKNVLLEISDDVAVLNDLYPKAQKHVLILARCEGLDCLADVQQEHLQLLTTMHDVGLRWAEKFLHEDSSMIFRLGYHSVQYLVPDWELVLEVIFSAWRWHYLS, encoded by the exons ATGGACATGGATTGCGACGATACTTCAAAACCTGAAG AGAAAAGTGGAGAGGAGGAGAGAAAGCCAATCGTGGTGATCTTGGTGGGTGCACCGGGCAGTGGCAAGTCCACTTTCTGCGAACACGTCATGTGTTCTTCTTCTCGACCTTGGGTTCGCATCTGTCAG GACACTATTAATAATGGAAAAGCTGGAACGAAGCCCCAGTGCCTTAAGGCCGCAGCAAGTGCATTGAAGGAAGGTAAAAGTGTATTTATTGACAGATGCAATCTGGACAGAGAACAGCGTGTAGAGTTTGTGAAGCTCGGTGGTTCCCAGATAGACGTTCATGCTGTGGTGCTTGATCTTCCTGCTCAGCTTTGTATATCTCGTTCTGTGAAGCGCACTGGGCATGAAGGAAATTTGCAAGGTGGAAAAGCTGCTGCTGTTGTCAATAGAATGCTGCAAAAGAAAGAATTGCCTAAGCTTTCTGAAGGTTTGTCTCGAATCATGTTTTGCCAGAGTGAGAGTGATGTTCAAGCAGCAATTAATAGTTATTGTGCACTTGGTCCTTTGGATACCCTTCCAAATGGTTCTTTTGGTCAGAAGAACCCTGATGCCAAAGTTCAACTTGGTATCATGAAGTTCTTAAAGAAAGTAGATGTTCCTTCCAATGCAGGATCCAGTTCAGGTAGTGTTCAGGATTCTGCATTTCCTCAAGTTAGCAAGGAAAGGAATAATTCTTTCAAAGGGCCAGATAATTTGTCATCATTATCGGCTACTCCTTGTAAGGACGTAAAAGAAAGTGAAGACCTGCCTAAACACTCCATTGGCTGTGATGTTACTCCTGGCAGCATTCCCACTCTTGCATTTCCATCTATTTCAACAGCAGACTTCCAGTTCAACAGTGAGAAGGCATCTGATATCATGGTTGAAAAAGTTGAAGAGTTTGTGAAGAAGCTTGGAAATGCCAGGCTGGTTCTTGTGGACTTGAGTCATGGATCAAAGATTTTGTCCTTGGTTAGGGTTAAAGCTGCACAAAGGAACATTGACAGCAAAAAATTCTTCACATTTGTCGGAGATATAACTCAACTATATTCACAAGGAGGCTTGCGCTGCAATGTGATAGCTAATGCTGCCAATTG GCGACTGAAACCAGGTGGTGGAGGTGTGAATGCTGCAATTTTCAGTGCTGCAGGTCCAGCCCTAGAGGTTGCAACTAAGGAACGAGCAGCTTCTCTTCTCCCTGGACATGCTGTTGTTGTTCCCCTTCCTTCAAATTCTCCCTTGTATATCAGGGAACGGGTATCTCACATCATACATGTCCTTGGCCCAAATATGAACCCACAAAGACCTAATTGCCTTAAAGATGACTATATTAAAGGCTGCAAAATTCTTCGTGATGCATACACATCACTTTTTGATGGTTTTCTCTCCGTACTGAGGAACCAAGCAAAGTTAACAAGTAAAAGCCTTGTATCAGAGAAATCATTGAAAGATACCTCTTGCGGTGACCTTAGAAATTATTTGGCAAATGGTGATCAAAAGACTAAGAGAGATGGTAATTCTGTATCTGAGAGAAGCAAAAAATGCAAAGGATCTCATTATGAAATTGGAACTGATGGTACTGGTTCTGGCTCTACACAAGGAAAGATAAGTAATGACAACAGTAAGATTGATGGAAGCACTTCGAAGAGCTGGGCCTCATGGGCTCAAGCTCTTTGCCATATTGCTATGCGTCCTGAGAAGCATAAAAATGTGTTACTGGAGATATCAGATGATGTTGCTGTACTAAATGATCTCTACCCTAAG GCACAAAAGCATGTCCTCATCTTGGCAAGATGTGAAGGTCTTGATTGCCTTGCTGATGTACAGCAAGAACACCTTCAATTGTTAACAACAATGCATGATGTGGGCTTGAGATGGGCTGAAAAATTTTTGCATGAGGATTCATCAATGATCTTTCGCCTTGGATATCACTCA GTGCAATACCTAGTGCCAGATTGGGAGTTGGTGTTAGAAGTTATTTTCTCAGCTTGGAGATGGCACTATTTGTCTTAA
- the LOC131168790 gene encoding transcription factor bHLH140-like isoform X4, with protein sequence MDMDCDDTSKPEEKSGEEERKPIVVILVGAPGSGKSTFCEHVMCSSSRPWVRICQDTINNGKAGTKPQCLKAAASALKEGKSVFIDRCNLDREQRVEFVKLGGSQIDVHAVVLDLPAQLCISRSVKRTGHEGNLQGGKAAAVVNRMLQKKELPKLSEGLSRIMFCQSESDVQAAINSYCALGPLDTLPNGSFGQKNPDAKVQLGIMKFLKKVDVPSNAGSSSGSVQDSAFPQVSKERNNSFKGPDNLSSLSATPCKDVKESEDLPKHSIGCDVTPGSIPTLAFPSISTADFQFNSEKASDIMVEKVEEFVKKLGNARLVLVDLSHGSKILSLVRVKAAQRNIDSKKFFTFVGDITQLYSQGGLRCNVIANAANWRLKPGGGGVNAAIFSAAGPALEVATKERAASLLPGHAVVVPLPSNSPLYIRERVSHIIHVLGPNMNPQRPNCLKDDYIKGCKILRDAYTSLFDGFLSVLRNQAKLTSKSLVSEKSLKDTSCGDLRNYLANGDQKTKRDGNSVSERSKKCKGSHYEIGTDGTGSGSTQGKISNDNSKIDGSTSKSWASWAQALCHIAMRPEKHKNVLLEISDDVAVLNDLYPKAQKHVLILARCEGLDCLADVQQEHLQLLTTMHDVGLRWAEKFLHEDSSMIFRLGYHSVCNAYAQLFANFIHFLFHIHF encoded by the exons ATGGACATGGATTGCGACGATACTTCAAAACCTGAAG AGAAAAGTGGAGAGGAGGAGAGAAAGCCAATCGTGGTGATCTTGGTGGGTGCACCGGGCAGTGGCAAGTCCACTTTCTGCGAACACGTCATGTGTTCTTCTTCTCGACCTTGGGTTCGCATCTGTCAG GACACTATTAATAATGGAAAAGCTGGAACGAAGCCCCAGTGCCTTAAGGCCGCAGCAAGTGCATTGAAGGAAGGTAAAAGTGTATTTATTGACAGATGCAATCTGGACAGAGAACAGCGTGTAGAGTTTGTGAAGCTCGGTGGTTCCCAGATAGACGTTCATGCTGTGGTGCTTGATCTTCCTGCTCAGCTTTGTATATCTCGTTCTGTGAAGCGCACTGGGCATGAAGGAAATTTGCAAGGTGGAAAAGCTGCTGCTGTTGTCAATAGAATGCTGCAAAAGAAAGAATTGCCTAAGCTTTCTGAAGGTTTGTCTCGAATCATGTTTTGCCAGAGTGAGAGTGATGTTCAAGCAGCAATTAATAGTTATTGTGCACTTGGTCCTTTGGATACCCTTCCAAATGGTTCTTTTGGTCAGAAGAACCCTGATGCCAAAGTTCAACTTGGTATCATGAAGTTCTTAAAGAAAGTAGATGTTCCTTCCAATGCAGGATCCAGTTCAGGTAGTGTTCAGGATTCTGCATTTCCTCAAGTTAGCAAGGAAAGGAATAATTCTTTCAAAGGGCCAGATAATTTGTCATCATTATCGGCTACTCCTTGTAAGGACGTAAAAGAAAGTGAAGACCTGCCTAAACACTCCATTGGCTGTGATGTTACTCCTGGCAGCATTCCCACTCTTGCATTTCCATCTATTTCAACAGCAGACTTCCAGTTCAACAGTGAGAAGGCATCTGATATCATGGTTGAAAAAGTTGAAGAGTTTGTGAAGAAGCTTGGAAATGCCAGGCTGGTTCTTGTGGACTTGAGTCATGGATCAAAGATTTTGTCCTTGGTTAGGGTTAAAGCTGCACAAAGGAACATTGACAGCAAAAAATTCTTCACATTTGTCGGAGATATAACTCAACTATATTCACAAGGAGGCTTGCGCTGCAATGTGATAGCTAATGCTGCCAATTG GCGACTGAAACCAGGTGGTGGAGGTGTGAATGCTGCAATTTTCAGTGCTGCAGGTCCAGCCCTAGAGGTTGCAACTAAGGAACGAGCAGCTTCTCTTCTCCCTGGACATGCTGTTGTTGTTCCCCTTCCTTCAAATTCTCCCTTGTATATCAGGGAACGGGTATCTCACATCATACATGTCCTTGGCCCAAATATGAACCCACAAAGACCTAATTGCCTTAAAGATGACTATATTAAAGGCTGCAAAATTCTTCGTGATGCATACACATCACTTTTTGATGGTTTTCTCTCCGTACTGAGGAACCAAGCAAAGTTAACAAGTAAAAGCCTTGTATCAGAGAAATCATTGAAAGATACCTCTTGCGGTGACCTTAGAAATTATTTGGCAAATGGTGATCAAAAGACTAAGAGAGATGGTAATTCTGTATCTGAGAGAAGCAAAAAATGCAAAGGATCTCATTATGAAATTGGAACTGATGGTACTGGTTCTGGCTCTACACAAGGAAAGATAAGTAATGACAACAGTAAGATTGATGGAAGCACTTCGAAGAGCTGGGCCTCATGGGCTCAAGCTCTTTGCCATATTGCTATGCGTCCTGAGAAGCATAAAAATGTGTTACTGGAGATATCAGATGATGTTGCTGTACTAAATGATCTCTACCCTAAG GCACAAAAGCATGTCCTCATCTTGGCAAGATGTGAAGGTCTTGATTGCCTTGCTGATGTACAGCAAGAACACCTTCAATTGTTAACAACAATGCATGATGTGGGCTTGAGATGGGCTGAAAAATTTTTGCATGAGGATTCATCAATGATCTTTCGCCTTGGATATCACTCAGTATGCAATGCTTACGCTCAGCTGTTTGCCAATTTCATTCATTTCCTTTTCCATATCCACTTTTGA
- the LOC131168790 gene encoding transcription factor bHLH140-like isoform X1 produces the protein MDMDCDDTSKPEEKSGEEERKPIVVILVGAPGSGKSTFCEHVMCSSSRPWVRICQDTINNGKAGTKPQCLKAAASALKEGKSVFIDRCNLDREQRVEFVKLGGSQIDVHAVVLDLPAQLCISRSVKRTGHEGNLQGGKAAAVVNRMLQKKELPKLSEGLSRIMFCQSESDVQAAINSYCALGPLDTLPNGSFGQKNPDAKVQLGIMKFLKKVDVPSNAGSSSGSVQDSAFPQVSKERNNSFKGPDNLSSLSATPCKDVKESEDLPKHSIGCDVTPGSIPTLAFPSISTADFQFNSEKASDIMVEKVEEFVKKLGNARLVLVDLSHGSKILSLVRVKAAQRNIDSKKFFTFVGDITQLYSQGGLRCNVIANAANWRLKPGGGGVNAAIFSAAGPALEVATKERAASLLPGHAVVVPLPSNSPLYIRERVSHIIHVLGPNMNPQRPNCLKDDYIKGCKILRDAYTSLFDGFLSVLRNQAKLTSKSLVSEKSLKDTSCGDLRNYLANGDQKTKRDGNSVSERSKKCKGSHYEIGTDGTGSGSTQGKISNDNSKIDGSTSKSWASWAQALCHIAMRPEKHKNVLLEISDDVAVLNDLYPKAQKHVLILARCEGLDCLADVQQEHLQLLTTMHDVGLRWAEKFLHEDSSMIFRLGYHSVPSMRQLHLHVISQDFNSNHLKNKKHWNSFNTAFFRDSVDVIEEIKNHGKATVKDDSYLSMELRCHRCRSAHPTIPRLKSHINNCRAPFPPFLLENGRLVLPEDNNTNDS, from the exons ATGGACATGGATTGCGACGATACTTCAAAACCTGAAG AGAAAAGTGGAGAGGAGGAGAGAAAGCCAATCGTGGTGATCTTGGTGGGTGCACCGGGCAGTGGCAAGTCCACTTTCTGCGAACACGTCATGTGTTCTTCTTCTCGACCTTGGGTTCGCATCTGTCAG GACACTATTAATAATGGAAAAGCTGGAACGAAGCCCCAGTGCCTTAAGGCCGCAGCAAGTGCATTGAAGGAAGGTAAAAGTGTATTTATTGACAGATGCAATCTGGACAGAGAACAGCGTGTAGAGTTTGTGAAGCTCGGTGGTTCCCAGATAGACGTTCATGCTGTGGTGCTTGATCTTCCTGCTCAGCTTTGTATATCTCGTTCTGTGAAGCGCACTGGGCATGAAGGAAATTTGCAAGGTGGAAAAGCTGCTGCTGTTGTCAATAGAATGCTGCAAAAGAAAGAATTGCCTAAGCTTTCTGAAGGTTTGTCTCGAATCATGTTTTGCCAGAGTGAGAGTGATGTTCAAGCAGCAATTAATAGTTATTGTGCACTTGGTCCTTTGGATACCCTTCCAAATGGTTCTTTTGGTCAGAAGAACCCTGATGCCAAAGTTCAACTTGGTATCATGAAGTTCTTAAAGAAAGTAGATGTTCCTTCCAATGCAGGATCCAGTTCAGGTAGTGTTCAGGATTCTGCATTTCCTCAAGTTAGCAAGGAAAGGAATAATTCTTTCAAAGGGCCAGATAATTTGTCATCATTATCGGCTACTCCTTGTAAGGACGTAAAAGAAAGTGAAGACCTGCCTAAACACTCCATTGGCTGTGATGTTACTCCTGGCAGCATTCCCACTCTTGCATTTCCATCTATTTCAACAGCAGACTTCCAGTTCAACAGTGAGAAGGCATCTGATATCATGGTTGAAAAAGTTGAAGAGTTTGTGAAGAAGCTTGGAAATGCCAGGCTGGTTCTTGTGGACTTGAGTCATGGATCAAAGATTTTGTCCTTGGTTAGGGTTAAAGCTGCACAAAGGAACATTGACAGCAAAAAATTCTTCACATTTGTCGGAGATATAACTCAACTATATTCACAAGGAGGCTTGCGCTGCAATGTGATAGCTAATGCTGCCAATTG GCGACTGAAACCAGGTGGTGGAGGTGTGAATGCTGCAATTTTCAGTGCTGCAGGTCCAGCCCTAGAGGTTGCAACTAAGGAACGAGCAGCTTCTCTTCTCCCTGGACATGCTGTTGTTGTTCCCCTTCCTTCAAATTCTCCCTTGTATATCAGGGAACGGGTATCTCACATCATACATGTCCTTGGCCCAAATATGAACCCACAAAGACCTAATTGCCTTAAAGATGACTATATTAAAGGCTGCAAAATTCTTCGTGATGCATACACATCACTTTTTGATGGTTTTCTCTCCGTACTGAGGAACCAAGCAAAGTTAACAAGTAAAAGCCTTGTATCAGAGAAATCATTGAAAGATACCTCTTGCGGTGACCTTAGAAATTATTTGGCAAATGGTGATCAAAAGACTAAGAGAGATGGTAATTCTGTATCTGAGAGAAGCAAAAAATGCAAAGGATCTCATTATGAAATTGGAACTGATGGTACTGGTTCTGGCTCTACACAAGGAAAGATAAGTAATGACAACAGTAAGATTGATGGAAGCACTTCGAAGAGCTGGGCCTCATGGGCTCAAGCTCTTTGCCATATTGCTATGCGTCCTGAGAAGCATAAAAATGTGTTACTGGAGATATCAGATGATGTTGCTGTACTAAATGATCTCTACCCTAAG GCACAAAAGCATGTCCTCATCTTGGCAAGATGTGAAGGTCTTGATTGCCTTGCTGATGTACAGCAAGAACACCTTCAATTGTTAACAACAATGCATGATGTGGGCTTGAGATGGGCTGAAAAATTTTTGCATGAGGATTCATCAATGATCTTTCGCCTTGGATATCACTCA GTTCCTTCCATGCGACAGCTTCACCTGCATGTTATCAGCCAGGATTTCAATTCAAACCATCTAAAGAATAAGAAACACTGGAACTCTTTCAATACTGCCTTTTTCAGAGATTCAGTTGAtgtaattgaagaaataaaaaacCATGGCAAAGCAACAGTAAAAGACGACAGCTATTTGTCAATGGAGTTGCGTTGCCATCGATGTAGAAGTGCACACCCTACTATACCCAGGCTGAAATCACACATCAACAACTGTCGAGCCCCCTTTCCTCCCTTCCTACTTGAAAATGGTCGTTTAGTGCTTCCAGAAGATAACAATACGAATGATTCCTAG
- the LOC131168790 gene encoding transcription factor bHLH140-like isoform X2 produces the protein MDMDCDDTSKPEEKSGEEERKPIVVILVGAPGSGKSTFCEHVMCSSSRPWVRICQDTINNGKAGTKPQCLKAAASALKEGKSVFIDRCNLDREQRVEFVKLGGSQIDVHAVVLDLPAQLCISRSVKRTGHEGNLQGGKAAAVVNRMLQKKELPKLSEGSSSGSVQDSAFPQVSKERNNSFKGPDNLSSLSATPCKDVKESEDLPKHSIGCDVTPGSIPTLAFPSISTADFQFNSEKASDIMVEKVEEFVKKLGNARLVLVDLSHGSKILSLVRVKAAQRNIDSKKFFTFVGDITQLYSQGGLRCNVIANAANWRLKPGGGGVNAAIFSAAGPALEVATKERAASLLPGHAVVVPLPSNSPLYIRERVSHIIHVLGPNMNPQRPNCLKDDYIKGCKILRDAYTSLFDGFLSVLRNQAKLTSKSLVSEKSLKDTSCGDLRNYLANGDQKTKRDGNSVSERSKKCKGSHYEIGTDGTGSGSTQGKISNDNSKIDGSTSKSWASWAQALCHIAMRPEKHKNVLLEISDDVAVLNDLYPKAQKHVLILARCEGLDCLADVQQEHLQLLTTMHDVGLRWAEKFLHEDSSMIFRLGYHSVPSMRQLHLHVISQDFNSNHLKNKKHWNSFNTAFFRDSVDVIEEIKNHGKATVKDDSYLSMELRCHRCRSAHPTIPRLKSHINNCRAPFPPFLLENGRLVLPEDNNTNDS, from the exons ATGGACATGGATTGCGACGATACTTCAAAACCTGAAG AGAAAAGTGGAGAGGAGGAGAGAAAGCCAATCGTGGTGATCTTGGTGGGTGCACCGGGCAGTGGCAAGTCCACTTTCTGCGAACACGTCATGTGTTCTTCTTCTCGACCTTGGGTTCGCATCTGTCAG GACACTATTAATAATGGAAAAGCTGGAACGAAGCCCCAGTGCCTTAAGGCCGCAGCAAGTGCATTGAAGGAAGGTAAAAGTGTATTTATTGACAGATGCAATCTGGACAGAGAACAGCGTGTAGAGTTTGTGAAGCTCGGTGGTTCCCAGATAGACGTTCATGCTGTGGTGCTTGATCTTCCTGCTCAGCTTTGTATATCTCGTTCTGTGAAGCGCACTGGGCATGAAGGAAATTTGCAAGGTGGAAAAGCTGCTGCTGTTGTCAATAGAATGCTGCAAAAGAAAGAATTGCCTAAGCTTTCTGAAG GATCCAGTTCAGGTAGTGTTCAGGATTCTGCATTTCCTCAAGTTAGCAAGGAAAGGAATAATTCTTTCAAAGGGCCAGATAATTTGTCATCATTATCGGCTACTCCTTGTAAGGACGTAAAAGAAAGTGAAGACCTGCCTAAACACTCCATTGGCTGTGATGTTACTCCTGGCAGCATTCCCACTCTTGCATTTCCATCTATTTCAACAGCAGACTTCCAGTTCAACAGTGAGAAGGCATCTGATATCATGGTTGAAAAAGTTGAAGAGTTTGTGAAGAAGCTTGGAAATGCCAGGCTGGTTCTTGTGGACTTGAGTCATGGATCAAAGATTTTGTCCTTGGTTAGGGTTAAAGCTGCACAAAGGAACATTGACAGCAAAAAATTCTTCACATTTGTCGGAGATATAACTCAACTATATTCACAAGGAGGCTTGCGCTGCAATGTGATAGCTAATGCTGCCAATTG GCGACTGAAACCAGGTGGTGGAGGTGTGAATGCTGCAATTTTCAGTGCTGCAGGTCCAGCCCTAGAGGTTGCAACTAAGGAACGAGCAGCTTCTCTTCTCCCTGGACATGCTGTTGTTGTTCCCCTTCCTTCAAATTCTCCCTTGTATATCAGGGAACGGGTATCTCACATCATACATGTCCTTGGCCCAAATATGAACCCACAAAGACCTAATTGCCTTAAAGATGACTATATTAAAGGCTGCAAAATTCTTCGTGATGCATACACATCACTTTTTGATGGTTTTCTCTCCGTACTGAGGAACCAAGCAAAGTTAACAAGTAAAAGCCTTGTATCAGAGAAATCATTGAAAGATACCTCTTGCGGTGACCTTAGAAATTATTTGGCAAATGGTGATCAAAAGACTAAGAGAGATGGTAATTCTGTATCTGAGAGAAGCAAAAAATGCAAAGGATCTCATTATGAAATTGGAACTGATGGTACTGGTTCTGGCTCTACACAAGGAAAGATAAGTAATGACAACAGTAAGATTGATGGAAGCACTTCGAAGAGCTGGGCCTCATGGGCTCAAGCTCTTTGCCATATTGCTATGCGTCCTGAGAAGCATAAAAATGTGTTACTGGAGATATCAGATGATGTTGCTGTACTAAATGATCTCTACCCTAAG GCACAAAAGCATGTCCTCATCTTGGCAAGATGTGAAGGTCTTGATTGCCTTGCTGATGTACAGCAAGAACACCTTCAATTGTTAACAACAATGCATGATGTGGGCTTGAGATGGGCTGAAAAATTTTTGCATGAGGATTCATCAATGATCTTTCGCCTTGGATATCACTCA GTTCCTTCCATGCGACAGCTTCACCTGCATGTTATCAGCCAGGATTTCAATTCAAACCATCTAAAGAATAAGAAACACTGGAACTCTTTCAATACTGCCTTTTTCAGAGATTCAGTTGAtgtaattgaagaaataaaaaacCATGGCAAAGCAACAGTAAAAGACGACAGCTATTTGTCAATGGAGTTGCGTTGCCATCGATGTAGAAGTGCACACCCTACTATACCCAGGCTGAAATCACACATCAACAACTGTCGAGCCCCCTTTCCTCCCTTCCTACTTGAAAATGGTCGTTTAGTGCTTCCAGAAGATAACAATACGAATGATTCCTAG